A region of Streptomyces cinnamoneus DNA encodes the following proteins:
- a CDS encoding MarR family winged helix-turn-helix transcriptional regulator, with protein MSGDAVDEIIGLWAEERPDLAERLWPVQVLGRLQRLGVTLDREFRAFAAARGLELGEFDVLNTLRRSGPPYELTAGDLKRAAMVTSGAITNRIDRVEAKGLVERVREAADRRVVKIRLTERGREITQAFMDDHLVNEARMLKDFDRAECDELSALLRRLLVSFGDTTIR; from the coding sequence CCGACCTGGCCGAGCGGCTCTGGCCGGTCCAGGTGCTGGGCCGCCTGCAGCGGCTCGGCGTCACCCTGGACAGGGAGTTCCGCGCCTTCGCCGCCGCGCGCGGCCTGGAGCTCGGCGAGTTCGACGTCCTGAACACCCTGCGACGCTCGGGCCCCCCGTACGAGCTGACGGCCGGCGACCTCAAGCGGGCCGCCATGGTGACGTCGGGCGCGATCACCAACCGCATCGACCGCGTCGAGGCGAAGGGGCTGGTCGAACGGGTCCGCGAGGCGGCGGACCGGCGGGTCGTGAAGATCCGCCTCACCGAGCGGGGCCGCGAGATCACGCAGGCGTTCATGGACGACCACCTGGTCAACGAGGCCCGCATGCTGAAGGACTTCGACCGCGCCGAATGCGACGAGCTCTCCGCCCTGCTGCGCCGCCTCCTCGTCTCCTTCGGGGACACCACGATCCGGTAA